One part of the Vicia villosa cultivar HV-30 ecotype Madison, WI linkage group LG6, Vvil1.0, whole genome shotgun sequence genome encodes these proteins:
- the LOC131610288 gene encoding protein CANDIDATE G-PROTEIN COUPLED RECEPTOR 7-like, whose product MSKPYIPFLLLFSALLLLSPSSAEIKSLTITTDTRPMILFEKFGFNHKGHVNISVSSVSVALLSSSSQPESSRLGFFLLNEETLLQVLIEIQQNPSFCVLDSHYIFRLFTFRDLSPPPSASFSRSYPVTSPNEYSLFFANCAPQTSVSMVVRTEIFNLDSDGSKDYLSAGQTQLPSIFFLFFLAYLTFFIFWVYTCSTNKHSVHRIHLLMAVLLLMKALNLICAAEDKHYVKVTGLPHGWDVLFYIFQFIRVVVLFTVIVLIGTGWSFLKPFLQDREKKVLMIVIPLQVLANLASVVIGETGPFIKDWVTWNQVFLLVDIICCCAIIFPIVWSIRSLRETSKTDGKASRNLAKLTLFRQFYIVVIGYLYFTRIVVFALRTIAAYKYQWVSNAAEETASLVFYIVMFYMFRPVEKNEYFVLDEEEEEAAEIALRDEEFEL is encoded by the coding sequence ATGTCGAAACCCTACATTCCCTTCCTCCTCCTCTTCTCCGCCCTCCTCCTCCTCTCCCCCTCCTCCGCCGAAATCAAATCCCTCACAATCACCACCGACACCCGCCCCATGATCCTCTTCGAAAAATTCGGTTTCAACCACAAAGGCCACGTCAACATCTCCGTCTCCTCCGTCTCCGTCGCCCTCCTCTCCTCCTCCTCCCAACCCGAATCCTCCCGCCTCGGCTTCTTCCTCCTCAACGAAGAAACCCTCCTCCAAGTCCTCATCGAGATCCAACAAAACCCCTCCTTCTGCGTCCTCGATTCCCACTACATCTTCCGTCTCTTCACATTCCGTGACCTTTCCCCTCCTCCATCAGCCTCCTTCAGCCGCTCTTACCCCGTCACTTCCCCTAACGAATACAGCCTCTTCTTCGCTAATTGCGCTCCGCAAACCTCCGTCTCCATGGTCGTCCGCACCGAGATTTTCAATCTCGATTCGGACGGCTCCAAGGACTATCTCTCCGCCGGACAAACTCAACTCCCTtcaatcttcttcctcttctttctcgcATACCTAACTTTCTTCATCTTCTGGGTCTACACTTGTTCCACCAATAAACACTCTGTTCACAGAATTCATCTCTTAATGGCGGTTTTGCTTCTTATGAAGGCTTTGAATCTCATCTGTGCTGCAGAGGATAAGCATTACGTTAAAGTCACTGGTTTACCTCATGGATGGGATGTGTTGTTCTACATTTTCCAGTTCATTCGTGTTGTTGTGTTGTTTACTGTTATCGTTTTGATCGGTACCGGTTGGTCTTTTCTTAAGCCGTTTTTGCAGGATAGGGAGAAGAAGGTGTTGATGATTGTGATCCCTCTTCAGGTTCTGGCTAATTTGGCTTCTGTTGTGATTGGTGAGACGGGTCCTTTTATCAAAGATTGGGTTACTTGGAATCAGGTGTTTTTGCTTGTTGATATTATTTGTTGCTGTGCTATTATTTTCCCTATTGTTTGGTCGATAAGATCGCTTAGGGAGACGTCGAAAACGGATGGGAAAGCTTCGAGGAATCTTGCGAAGTTGACGCTATTTAGGCAGTTTTATATTGTTGTTATTGGGTATCTGTATTTTACGCGAATTGTTGTGTTTGCTTTGAGGACTATTGCGGCTTATAAGTATCAATGGGTGAGTAATGCTGCTGAGGAAACTGCGAGTCTTGTTTTCTATATTGTTATGTTCTACATGTTTAGACCTGTGGAGAAGAATGAGTACTTTGTTCTTgatgaggaggaagaggaagcTGCTGAGATAGCTCTCAGGGATGAAGAGTTTGAGCTTTGA